A stretch of Gasterosteus aculeatus chromosome 4, fGasAcu3.hap1.1, whole genome shotgun sequence DNA encodes these proteins:
- the LOC120817970 gene encoding E3 ubiquitin-protein ligase TRIM39-like: MASASGPPCDAQLLCSICLDVFTEPVSTPCGHNYCRTCITGFWASSCQIHCPLCMKKFRRIPQLQINTGFRDMVEHFKGVTARGEGDVPVDPGDVPCDICLAPKLKAQKTCLVCLASYCRLHLEPHHRVKTLKKHQLTDPVSDLKDRVCEKHDKLLELFCCEDQTCVCFMCLSDDHAGHGAVPLERAFRERKVLLDRETSVMKMKEDHMSRGIKGGKHSAAQSKTESEKEMADIVKVFNSLAVSRARSQAVLMEVIQEKRKVAQKQVEDYVTLLEQDVAKLRKRRSEMEQLSQTGDHFRLIQRWPSLHVPAHAGEPLDPPSPSSPPFASNSHDLGQQSCVAAVKKVLARVEKTLCNEMAMLIREVRSSGPAGLVPERWWTPPRDKLMILQQYCAVDVTFDAYTANHGFEMSADGKQLKFRRGPPSLTAFFGRRFLNKFILGKEGFSSGRFYYEVQVSDRTNWLLGVARESVSREIVFFPRPEFGVWMEHGMFNLAQSCSEFMNNLIHAPKKIGMFVDYEEGEVTFYDVDARTEINSFSGCAFTEPKPAFISWFNYLASASLSYKPKLYPFFGVFRDELDITLEITPVVPPT; the protein is encoded by the coding sequence ATGGCCTCGGCCAGCGGCCCGCCGTGTGACGCGCAGCTCCTGTGCTCCATCTGTCTGGACGTGTTCACCGAGCCCGTCTCCACTCCGTGCGGACACAACTACTGCAGGACTTGCATCACCGGCTTCTGGGCCTCCAGCTGCCAGATACACTGTCCGCTCTGCATGAAGAAGTTCCGCCGGATTCCACAGCTTCAGATCAACACAGGCTTCAGAGACATGGTGGAGCATTTCAAAGGCGTGACGGCGAGGGGCGAGGGCGACGTCCCCGTCGACCCGGGTGACGTCCCCTGCGACATCTGCCTCGCGCCGAAGCTCAAGGCCCAGAAAACGTGCCTGGTGTGCTTGGCCTCGTACTGCCGGCTTCACCTGGAGCCCCACCACAGAGTCAAGACGCTCAAGAAGCACCAGCTGACGGACCCGGTGTCCGACCTGAAGGACAGGGTGTGTGAGAAGCACGACAAGCTGCTGGAGCTCTTCTGTTGCGAGGACCAGACGTGCGTCTGCTTCATGTGCTTGAGCGACGACCACGCGGGTCACGGAGCCGTCCCGTTGGAGCGCGCGTTCAGAGAGCGGAAAGTCCTGCTGGACCGTGAGACGTCGGTGATGAAAATGAAGGAAGACCACATGTCCAGGGGTATAAAGGGAGGCAAACACTCAGCTGCGCAGAGCAAGACAGAGTCAGAAAAAGAGATGGCGGACATTGTGAAGGTGTTCAACAGTCTGGCGGTCTCTCGGGCGAGAAGCCAGGCTGTGCTGATGGAGGTGATCCAGGAGAAGCGGAAAGTAGCCCAGAAGCAGGTTGAAGACTATGTGACCCTGCTGGAGCAGGACGTGGCCAAGTTGAGGAAGAGAAGATCCGAAATGGAGCAACTTTCCCAAACAGGGGATCACTTCCGCCTCATTCAGAGGTGGCCATCTCTCCACGTACCTGCACACGCTGGGGAGCCACTCGACCCTCCGTCCCCCTCCAGCCCTCCATTTGCATCCAACTCCCATGACCTCGGTCAGCAGAGCTGTGTGGCGGCGGTTAAAAAAGTGCTTGCCCGGGTGGAGAAGACCCTCTGCAATGAGATGGCGATGCTTATACGTGAGGTCAGGTCGTCTGGGCCAGCGGGGTTAGTTCCAGAGAGATGGTGGACCCCACCTAGGGACAAGCTGATGATCCTCCAGCAGTACTGTGCAGTGGATGTGACTTTTGATGCGTACACAGCCAATCATGGATTTGAGATGTCTGCGGATGGGAAACAACTGAAATTTCGTCGAGGTCCTCCGTCTCTCACTGCTTTCTTCGGTCGAAGATTTCTAAATAAATTCATTCTTGGGAAAGAGGGGTTCTCCTCGGGCAGGTTCTACTATGAAGTGCAGGTCAGCGATCGTACAAATTGGTTATTGGGGGTAGCCAGAGAGTCGGTAAGCAGGGAGATTGTTTTCTTTCCCAGACCTGAATTCGGGGTGTGGATGGAACATGGAATGTTCAACCTGGCCCAAAGCTGTTCTGAATTTATGAATAATCTCATTCATGCCCCCAAGAAAATTGGCATGTTTGTTGATTACGAGGAGGGAGAAGTCACCTTCTATGACGTGGACGCCCGGACTGAGATCAACAGCTTCTCAGGATGTGCCTTCACTGAGCCCAAACCAGCATTCATATCCTGGTTCAATTATCTAGCGAGTGCATCTTTAAGTTACAAACCAAAGCTCTACCCTTTTTTTGGTGTCTTTCGAGATGAACTTGACATAACGCTTGAAATAACTCCTGTAGTGCCCCCAACTTAA